A genomic segment from Polyangium mundeleinium encodes:
- a CDS encoding terpene synthase family protein: MLAAKERPDETITVCPAREITAPHAPDLALGIPRHWWPDPLVNVHAARIEEETLAWFRELGFGERSIWIVRTFAPADYAGMPFPLAAPRELLLLAKYLSLWLLWDDVDVEGRERTFPFCGPAVLEPSASGVTTLFGATWSALLRELATTMSPAWMTTLCEAMDTWSTAALKEARTSKQRRAGLARVSYEEALRSRIDTIGMAATGYLLEYARGIELPPDFHAHETSLALKTLSGKIVGFGNDIWSLGKDWASGYVNVILALREEHGLTMLEAVRRIIREHDEAIAEFDRLARALPSFGAAWDKHIATWVQDLRHASLGFTLWESRAPRYAAFKMLVNGTPIDPSFIVPTSLAPRAAAATASAYAPHP, translated from the coding sequence ATGCTTGCAGCCAAGGAACGGCCCGACGAAACCATCACGGTTTGTCCTGCCAGGGAAATTACGGCGCCTCACGCGCCGGACCTCGCGCTCGGGATCCCGCGCCACTGGTGGCCGGATCCGCTCGTAAACGTGCATGCGGCGCGGATCGAAGAAGAGACGCTCGCGTGGTTCCGCGAGCTCGGCTTCGGCGAGCGCTCGATCTGGATCGTCCGCACGTTCGCGCCCGCCGACTATGCGGGCATGCCCTTCCCGCTCGCGGCCCCGCGCGAGCTCTTGCTCCTCGCCAAATACCTCTCGCTCTGGCTGCTTTGGGACGACGTCGACGTCGAGGGCCGCGAGCGCACTTTCCCGTTCTGCGGCCCGGCCGTCCTCGAGCCCAGCGCCTCCGGCGTCACCACCCTCTTCGGCGCCACCTGGTCGGCCCTGCTCCGCGAGCTCGCCACGACCATGAGCCCCGCGTGGATGACGACCCTCTGCGAGGCCATGGACACCTGGAGCACGGCCGCGCTCAAGGAAGCGCGCACCTCGAAGCAGCGCCGCGCGGGGCTCGCCCGCGTCTCGTACGAAGAGGCGCTCCGCTCGCGCATCGACACCATCGGAATGGCCGCGACGGGCTACCTCCTCGAATACGCGCGTGGCATCGAGCTCCCGCCGGACTTCCACGCCCACGAGACCTCGCTCGCCTTGAAGACCCTCTCCGGCAAGATCGTCGGCTTCGGCAACGACATCTGGAGCCTCGGCAAGGACTGGGCTTCGGGCTACGTCAACGTCATCCTCGCGCTCCGCGAGGAGCACGGGCTCACCATGCTGGAGGCCGTGCGGCGCATCATCCGCGAACACGACGAAGCCATCGCCGAGTTCGACCGCCTTGCCCGCGCGCTCCCGAGCTTCGGTGCGGCGTGGGACAAGCACATCGCGACCTGGGTGCAGGACCTTCGGCACGCCTCCCTCGGCTTCACGCTTTGGGAGTCGCGCGCCCCGCGGTACGCGGCGTTCAAGATGCTCGTGAATGGCACGCCGATCGATCCTTCCTTCATCGTGCCCACGTCGCTCGCCCCGCGCGCCGCCGCCGCGACGGCGTCCGCGTACGCTCCCCACCCTTGA
- a CDS encoding STAS/SEC14 domain-containing protein, whose amino-acid sequence MQEQGIRYDFGSSRMCFEPPDTCFVTYVGDLDADIVARMNAALEETVRRHEPVDLLVDLSRTGQVTELVRRHAVGGMLALNPRATAVFGADFHLRVVVSMITKAIRLLHVDLRGQIKFFDREADARAWLAEVKRKERLQRSA is encoded by the coding sequence ATGCAGGAACAAGGAATTCGATACGACTTTGGTTCGAGCCGGATGTGCTTCGAGCCGCCGGACACCTGCTTCGTGACGTATGTCGGCGACCTCGACGCCGACATCGTCGCGCGGATGAACGCGGCGCTCGAAGAAACCGTGCGGCGGCACGAGCCCGTCGATTTGCTCGTGGATCTGTCTCGTACGGGACAGGTGACGGAGCTCGTCCGGCGCCACGCCGTGGGCGGCATGCTGGCCCTGAATCCACGCGCGACCGCCGTGTTCGGCGCCGATTTTCACCTCCGCGTGGTCGTGTCGATGATCACGAAGGCAATTCGATTGCTCCACGTGGATCTGCGCGGACAGATCAAGTTCTTCGATCGCGAAGCGGACGCGCGCGCCTGGCTCGCCGAGGTCAAACGGAAAGAGAGATTGCAGCGCAGCGCTTGA